Proteins encoded together in one Planctopirus ephydatiae window:
- the gcvT gene encoding glycine cleavage system aminomethyltransferase GcvT — MTLATPLCDWHSTHGGRMVDFAGWNMPVQYKGIVDEHNAVRTAAGLFDISHMGRLRFTGPDAREFLDEVQTVDLSKLKTGQIRYGFMLNESGGILDDILVYDWPDAPQLVVNASNREKLLAWMTPLATRYAVSIEDLTLTRAMLAVQGPQAIDIAAKLLGDEVRQLKYYTGKPMTSSNEPVLVSRTGYTGEDGVELIIDSGSAVALWQAVLAAGESVGIHPCGLGCRDTLRLEAAMPLYGHELSEEIDPLTAGLSFAIKLSKPANFIGKTALEKIATGPIPRPRVGLALDGKRIAREKTPVVSGENIIGEVTSGTFSPTFQKSIAMAYLDATFAEPGTRLEVDIRGKRESATVVPLPFYKRNS, encoded by the coding sequence ATGACTCTGGCAACTCCACTTTGCGACTGGCACAGCACCCATGGCGGCCGAATGGTCGATTTTGCAGGCTGGAACATGCCCGTCCAGTACAAAGGGATCGTCGACGAACACAACGCCGTCCGCACGGCGGCCGGCCTCTTTGATATCTCTCACATGGGTCGTCTTCGCTTCACCGGCCCCGATGCCCGCGAATTTCTCGACGAAGTGCAAACCGTCGATCTCTCCAAACTCAAAACCGGCCAGATTCGTTATGGCTTCATGCTCAATGAATCTGGCGGAATTCTCGACGATATTCTCGTTTACGACTGGCCCGATGCCCCTCAACTGGTGGTGAACGCTTCCAACCGCGAAAAGCTCCTGGCATGGATGACTCCTCTCGCCACGCGCTATGCCGTCTCCATTGAAGATCTCACGCTCACCAGAGCCATGCTCGCTGTCCAGGGCCCTCAGGCCATCGATATTGCCGCAAAGCTACTTGGCGATGAAGTCCGCCAGCTCAAGTATTACACCGGCAAGCCCATGACCTCGTCGAACGAACCCGTCCTCGTCAGCCGCACTGGCTACACGGGCGAAGACGGCGTCGAACTCATCATCGACAGCGGCTCAGCCGTGGCTCTCTGGCAGGCTGTCTTGGCAGCAGGCGAATCGGTCGGTATTCACCCCTGCGGCCTGGGCTGCCGAGATACGTTGCGTCTCGAAGCCGCCATGCCACTTTACGGCCACGAACTCTCGGAAGAAATCGACCCGTTAACAGCCGGGCTCTCCTTTGCCATCAAGCTCTCGAAGCCAGCGAACTTTATTGGAAAAACCGCTCTGGAGAAAATCGCCACAGGCCCCATTCCCCGCCCGCGTGTGGGTCTGGCACTCGATGGTAAGCGCATTGCCCGCGAAAAAACCCCGGTTGTGTCTGGCGAAAACATTATTGGTGAAGTGACTTCCGGCACATTCTCCCCCACCTTCCAGAAGTCGATTGCCATGGCCTATCTCGACGCAACTTTTGCCGAACCTGGCACCCGGTTGGAAGTCGATATCCGCGGGAAACGGGAATCCGCCACCGTCGTCCCCCTTCCCTTTTACAAGCGGAACTCCTAA
- a CDS encoding succinate dehydrogenase/fumarate reductase iron-sulfur subunit: MIAHNSDSMKLTVKVWRQPATDKPGHLATYEIANISPDMSFLEMLDVLNEQLILKGEEPIAFDHDCREGICGTCGIMINGQPHGPDNNTTTCQLHMRRFKNGDTLILEPWRANAFPVIKDLVVDRAAFDRIIASGGYVSINTGNAPDGNAIPVPGTMQEKAMENAACIGCGACVASCKNASAMLFTSAKVAHLSHLPQGAAERNERVLKMVARMDAEGFGNCTNTGECAASCPAGIPLASIARLNREYIRALLASDQS, from the coding sequence ATGATTGCTCACAATAGCGACAGTATGAAACTGACTGTCAAAGTCTGGCGCCAGCCCGCGACCGATAAGCCCGGCCACCTCGCGACCTACGAAATCGCTAATATCTCGCCAGACATGTCGTTCCTCGAAATGCTCGACGTCCTCAACGAGCAACTGATTCTCAAGGGCGAAGAGCCCATTGCCTTCGACCACGATTGCCGCGAAGGCATTTGTGGCACTTGCGGCATCATGATCAATGGCCAACCTCACGGCCCGGATAACAACACAACCACCTGCCAGTTACACATGCGACGCTTCAAAAACGGCGATACGCTGATTCTTGAACCCTGGCGGGCGAATGCTTTCCCGGTCATTAAGGATCTCGTCGTTGACCGTGCGGCCTTCGACCGGATCATTGCCTCCGGCGGGTATGTCTCGATCAACACCGGGAATGCCCCGGATGGAAATGCAATCCCTGTTCCCGGGACGATGCAGGAAAAGGCCATGGAAAATGCCGCCTGCATTGGCTGTGGTGCCTGCGTCGCTTCCTGCAAGAACGCCTCCGCCATGCTCTTTACCTCAGCCAAGGTGGCTCACCTGTCACATCTGCCACAAGGTGCTGCCGAACGTAATGAACGCGTTTTGAAGATGGTGGCCCGTATGGATGCCGAAGGCTTTGGCAACTGTACAAACACAGGCGAATGTGCCGCCTCCTGTCCCGCCGGGATACCGCTGGCCAGCATCGCTCGCCTTAATCGCGAGTACATCCGCGCTCTCCTCGCCTCCGACCAGAGCTGA
- a CDS encoding fumarate reductase/succinate dehydrogenase flavoprotein subunit: MSLATEVGILDGKCPTGPIADRWPKHKQEMKLVNPANKRKYTILVVGTGLAGGSAAASLAELGYNVHSFCVQDSPRRAHSIAAQGGINAAKNYQNDGDSVWRLFYDTVKGGDFRARESNVYRLASISTNIIDQCVAQGVPFAREYGGTLTNRSFGGAQVSRTFYCKGQTGQQLLLGAYQAMMRQVEAGRVKLHTWQEMSDLIVIDGVARGIVTRNLRTGAFECYLGDAVVLCTGGYSNVYYLSTNAKSCNVTAAWRCHKRGALFANPCYTQIHPTCIPVSGDHQSKLTLMSESLRNDGRVWVPMKKGDTRSPEQIPEDERDYYLERRYPSFGNLAPRDVSSRAAKERCDAGYGVGPNGLSVYLDFRDAIQRDGEKVIRSKYENLFHMYERITAENPYKQPMRIYPALHYTMGGLWVDYNLQSNIPGLFVLGEANFSDHGANRLGASALMQGLADGYFVIPYTIGNHLASTKLPKVSNDHPAVKEALVESRNRIETLLATNGSRTVQDFHRSLGHIMWDHVGMARTSASLQTAVEQIRALRDEFHENVKVPGTADTLNQNLEYAGRVADFMEFAELLAIDALHREESCGGHFREEYQTEEGEAKRNDDDFCYVGAWEFKGVGIEPGLWKEPLKFEEIPLATRSYK; the protein is encoded by the coding sequence ATGTCTTTGGCAACTGAAGTTGGCATTCTTGACGGAAAGTGTCCCACCGGTCCGATTGCAGATCGCTGGCCGAAGCACAAGCAGGAAATGAAGCTCGTTAATCCTGCGAACAAGCGAAAATACACCATCCTTGTAGTAGGCACAGGCTTGGCAGGTGGATCAGCTGCTGCCTCGCTGGCTGAACTTGGCTACAACGTCCACTCGTTCTGTGTGCAGGACTCGCCCCGACGGGCACACAGTATTGCTGCCCAGGGTGGTATCAATGCTGCGAAGAACTATCAGAACGATGGTGACAGCGTCTGGCGCCTCTTTTATGACACGGTCAAAGGGGGCGATTTCCGCGCCCGTGAATCGAACGTCTATCGTCTCGCATCAATCAGTACCAACATTATCGATCAATGCGTCGCCCAGGGTGTTCCCTTCGCTCGTGAATATGGTGGCACTCTCACCAATCGCTCCTTCGGTGGGGCACAGGTTTCACGCACCTTTTATTGTAAAGGCCAGACTGGCCAGCAACTGCTGCTCGGCGCCTATCAGGCCATGATGCGGCAGGTCGAAGCTGGTCGTGTGAAACTTCACACCTGGCAGGAAATGAGTGACCTCATCGTCATCGATGGAGTCGCTCGCGGGATTGTGACCCGCAATCTGCGGACAGGGGCCTTTGAATGCTACCTCGGCGATGCCGTCGTCCTCTGCACAGGTGGCTATAGCAACGTCTATTATCTTTCCACGAACGCCAAAAGCTGTAATGTGACTGCCGCCTGGCGTTGCCATAAACGCGGGGCTCTCTTTGCCAACCCCTGTTACACTCAAATTCACCCGACCTGTATCCCTGTCTCAGGCGACCATCAATCCAAGCTCACCCTGATGAGTGAGAGCTTGAGAAACGATGGCCGCGTCTGGGTTCCGATGAAAAAGGGAGACACCCGCTCGCCAGAGCAGATTCCGGAAGACGAACGCGACTACTATCTCGAACGTCGCTATCCGTCATTCGGCAACCTCGCCCCACGCGACGTCTCCAGCCGGGCTGCCAAAGAACGCTGTGACGCAGGTTATGGCGTTGGCCCCAATGGCCTTTCTGTCTATCTGGATTTCCGCGATGCGATCCAGCGAGATGGCGAAAAGGTGATTCGCAGTAAATATGAAAACCTCTTTCATATGTACGAGCGAATCACGGCTGAAAACCCATACAAGCAACCCATGCGAATCTACCCGGCCCTCCACTATACCATGGGTGGTCTGTGGGTTGATTACAATCTGCAAAGCAACATCCCCGGGCTCTTTGTGCTCGGCGAAGCCAACTTCTCCGATCATGGAGCCAACCGACTGGGAGCCAGTGCTCTGATGCAGGGACTCGCCGATGGCTACTTCGTCATCCCCTACACGATTGGCAATCATCTCGCATCGACAAAACTACCCAAAGTCTCGAACGACCATCCCGCTGTGAAAGAAGCTTTAGTCGAATCGCGAAATCGCATTGAAACGCTTCTCGCGACCAACGGCAGCCGCACTGTTCAGGATTTCCACCGCTCACTGGGTCACATCATGTGGGATCATGTCGGTATGGCCCGCACATCAGCCAGCCTACAGACTGCCGTCGAACAGATTCGCGCCCTGCGAGACGAATTCCACGAAAACGTCAAGGTTCCCGGGACAGCCGACACGCTGAACCAGAACCTCGAATATGCCGGCCGTGTGGCTGACTTCATGGAGTTCGCTGAACTTCTCGCCATCGACGCCCTCCACCGGGAAGAGTCTTGCGGCGGCCATTTCCGAGAGGAATATCAGACCGAGGAAGGCGAAGCCAAACGTAACGACGACGACTTCTGCTATGTCGGAGCCTGGGAGTTTAAAGGGGTCGGTATTGAACCCGGGCTCTGGAAAGAACCCCTTAAATTCGAGGAAATCCCCCTCGCCACAAGAAGCTACAAATAG
- a CDS encoding succinate dehydrogenase cytochrome b subunit, with amino-acid sequence MDPAPSPASSNLARQINLKWLHRLITSSIGRKFIMGVTGLLLCGFLVGHLAGNFLLFKGEKDFNEYAEWIHHQKLLPLIELGLLLLFLAHIYLAFVTTFENRKARDQKYVVKESKQYDLTLPIPAHNWMFISGSIILGFLLLHLVDLRIGIRPDFVYTDSAYANTMQAISNPIGRIAYIVGPIILGFHLAHGFASAFQSLGLTHPKYSGLIYKFSIVFGIAIGAGFASLPILVPGMANRSAKPATTTSTATTPASAVDLPAHD; translated from the coding sequence ATGGATCCGGCACCATCGCCAGCCTCCAGCAATCTGGCTCGTCAGATCAATCTCAAGTGGTTGCATCGATTAATCACTTCTTCGATCGGCCGCAAATTCATCATGGGGGTCACTGGGCTTCTGCTCTGTGGCTTCCTGGTCGGCCACCTCGCTGGAAACTTTCTACTCTTCAAGGGCGAGAAAGACTTCAACGAGTATGCGGAGTGGATTCACCATCAGAAGCTTCTCCCGCTCATTGAACTGGGGCTGCTGCTATTGTTTCTGGCTCACATTTACCTTGCATTCGTCACCACCTTCGAAAATCGTAAAGCCCGTGATCAAAAGTACGTGGTTAAAGAATCGAAACAATACGATCTCACCTTGCCGATCCCTGCCCATAACTGGATGTTCATCTCGGGCTCGATCATTCTTGGTTTCCTCCTGCTGCATCTGGTCGATCTTCGCATCGGCATCAGGCCAGATTTCGTCTATACCGATTCGGCATACGCCAACACCATGCAGGCGATCTCTAACCCCATTGGCCGCATTGCTTATATTGTTGGCCCGATCATTCTCGGCTTCCACCTGGCACATGGTTTTGCCAGTGCGTTCCAGTCGCTGGGGCTCACCCATCCCAAATATTCAGGGCTCATTTATAAGTTCTCCATCGTCTTCGGGATTGCAATTGGTGCTGGATTTGCCAGCCTCCCCATTCTGGTTCCCGGCATGGCAAATCGCTCAGCCAAACCAGCCACTACGACGAGTACGGCAACCACACCAGCATCAGCAGTCGATCTCCCTGCTCATGACTAA
- a CDS encoding arylsulfatase: MLRPIHLSLIAVIAAAGLLCWPMSSSLFFNVFAQDTQPQAERAAATQLPMPDPTFKGKIGATYKDSTPSYPLPVTTAKGSPNVLLILLDDVGYGMCSTYGGPVPTPHMDQLANNGLRYTRFHTTALCSPTRGALLAGRNHHSISTGVIIEMGTGYPGYTGIIPKSTALVSQTLRDNGYATGMFGKWHNTPEPDISPAGPFDRWPTGLGFDYFYGFNQGETHQYYPTIYRNTTWVPQPKSPEQGYHFTADMTDEAIAWTRNVRAASPDKPWFNYFSTSGVHAPHHAPIEWRAKFAGKFDHGWDRQRELTHARQLEIGIIPKGTKLTPRSKDVPAWADQTPEARKVYARLMENYAAYMAYTDHEVGRLIESLRASGELDNTLVMYVVGDNGASAEGGLEGTFSEVASLLGVQLGLESSIKRIDEIGGPSSEPHVPVGWAWAMNAPFQWTKQVASHFGGTRNPLIVHWPEGIKSKGETRNQFHHVIDVVPTILEACKISEPKVVNGIVQKPIEGVSMVYSFDDAQAKDRRTTQYFELATNRAIYHDGWVACSPYGLPWETAGRGDGFLTAPWELYNINEDFSEANDLAMKMPEKLQELKTKFLEEAQKYDVLPLDPRFSERFDPSLRVGGEPRTGWTYFGNNVWLPEPIGPQLFTRAHTTSAELNIPKGGAEGVVTCAGAFSAGWSLYVKGGKPVFRYTFFEVADVTINGTESLPEGKVTLKTEFTPDGSKEGGGTLKLFVDGKPAGEGKLKRSAFRHGLEPFEVGRDSITPVSPDYKTPFEFTGTIEKITFTLTK, encoded by the coding sequence ATGCTTAGACCAATCCACCTCAGCCTTATTGCCGTGATAGCCGCTGCGGGCTTGCTCTGCTGGCCGATGTCTTCGAGTCTGTTCTTCAACGTGTTCGCTCAGGACACGCAACCTCAAGCCGAGCGAGCCGCCGCCACTCAGCTTCCAATGCCCGATCCCACATTCAAGGGCAAGATCGGCGCCACCTACAAGGACTCGACGCCCAGTTACCCGCTGCCGGTGACGACCGCGAAGGGGAGTCCGAATGTGCTACTCATTCTGCTGGATGATGTTGGCTACGGCATGTGTTCTACATATGGCGGGCCGGTGCCAACTCCGCACATGGACCAGCTTGCCAACAATGGCCTGAGATACACCCGGTTCCACACCACGGCTCTGTGCAGCCCGACGCGCGGGGCGTTGTTGGCGGGGCGGAACCATCATTCCATCAGCACCGGTGTCATCATCGAGATGGGGACGGGTTACCCCGGTTACACAGGCATCATTCCGAAGAGTACCGCGCTGGTTTCTCAGACGTTGCGTGACAACGGTTACGCCACCGGCATGTTTGGAAAGTGGCACAACACACCAGAGCCGGATATCAGCCCCGCCGGCCCGTTCGACCGTTGGCCCACCGGCCTCGGCTTCGACTACTTCTACGGTTTCAATCAGGGGGAGACGCACCAGTACTACCCCACGATCTACCGCAACACCACCTGGGTGCCGCAGCCGAAGTCGCCGGAGCAAGGCTACCACTTCACGGCGGACATGACCGACGAGGCGATCGCGTGGACTCGCAACGTCCGCGCTGCCAGCCCGGACAAGCCGTGGTTCAATTACTTCAGCACTTCGGGCGTCCACGCGCCGCACCATGCCCCGATAGAATGGCGCGCCAAATTCGCAGGCAAGTTCGATCACGGTTGGGACAGACAACGCGAGCTGACTCATGCCAGGCAACTTGAGATTGGTATCATCCCCAAAGGAACAAAGCTGACGCCGCGTTCCAAAGACGTCCCCGCGTGGGCCGACCAAACACCCGAGGCGAGGAAGGTCTACGCCCGGCTGATGGAGAACTATGCCGCCTACATGGCCTACACCGATCACGAAGTTGGTCGGCTGATCGAGAGCCTGCGGGCATCCGGCGAACTCGACAATACACTTGTCATGTACGTTGTCGGTGATAACGGGGCCAGTGCCGAAGGTGGGCTGGAAGGCACGTTCAGCGAAGTTGCGAGCCTGCTCGGCGTGCAACTCGGGCTGGAGAGCTCCATCAAGCGGATCGACGAAATCGGTGGACCAAGCAGCGAGCCGCATGTGCCCGTCGGCTGGGCCTGGGCGATGAACGCTCCGTTCCAGTGGACCAAGCAAGTTGCCAGCCACTTCGGCGGCACGCGCAATCCGTTGATTGTCCATTGGCCCGAGGGCATTAAGTCGAAGGGCGAAACTCGCAACCAGTTTCATCACGTCATCGACGTGGTGCCAACAATCCTCGAAGCCTGCAAGATCTCCGAGCCCAAGGTCGTCAACGGCATTGTACAGAAGCCGATCGAGGGCGTGTCGATGGTCTATTCGTTCGACGATGCCCAAGCCAAGGACCGGCGGACGACACAATACTTCGAGTTGGCCACCAATCGGGCGATTTACCACGACGGCTGGGTGGCATGCAGTCCATACGGTCTGCCTTGGGAAACGGCAGGTCGAGGTGATGGTTTCCTGACAGCACCTTGGGAGCTTTACAACATCAACGAGGACTTCAGCGAAGCCAATGACCTGGCGATGAAGATGCCCGAGAAACTCCAGGAACTGAAGACCAAGTTCCTGGAGGAGGCGCAGAAATATGACGTCTTGCCACTCGACCCACGGTTCTCTGAGCGGTTCGACCCAAGCTTGCGGGTCGGCGGTGAACCGAGAACAGGTTGGACGTATTTCGGGAACAACGTCTGGTTGCCCGAACCGATCGGCCCGCAGCTCTTTACACGGGCGCACACCACCTCCGCTGAGCTGAACATTCCCAAAGGTGGCGCAGAAGGTGTCGTGACGTGTGCCGGGGCCTTCTCAGCCGGTTGGTCGCTCTACGTGAAAGGCGGCAAGCCGGTATTTCGCTACACGTTCTTCGAGGTTGCCGACGTGACCATCAATGGCACGGAATCGCTACCCGAAGGGAAGGTGACGCTGAAGACCGAGTTCACCCCGGACGGCTCGAAAGAAGGCGGCGGCACCCTCAAGCTGTTTGTGGACGGAAAGCCCGCCGGTGAGGGTAAACTGAAGCGATCCGCGTTCCGTCATGGTCTGGAACCCTTCGAAGTCGGCCGCGACTCAATCACCCCGGTCTCGCCGGATTACAAGACGCCGTTTGAGTTCACCGGCACGATCGAGAAGATCACGTTCACGCTGACCAAATGA
- a CDS encoding ArnT family glycosyltransferase: protein MASNKHHGNKERRQKAAAMASASVEAQPVDSETKPRAGEEICRSDDSSWRGLRWFWPIVGGLLLVQAFLAVDCARRWSPTHDEYWHLPIGVFYWQTADWRVDPINPPLVRMWASLPLVLGGVGLELPEKSGWPDRVPMAEEVGDAFHDQHAESYRQHFFVARLMMIPLGTMAGLLLVIWARLWFGQSAGLLAAMLWVTCPTVLAHSSLVTHDLPATLGAFATVAACVYWQSRPTWKRACLWGIVLGLALLTKLTVAFVLPVCVGVWVILPKSAVNAKRMEIVWQILAGLFMTWLVLSLQFLTVGGLPAPYLAEWEALREVLAVKHPVFLHGEWNSEGFRSYYLWAFIWKLPLAMLVCLMLAMAHVVRKSRIVGEGEGKNLLWRRNLLLMTGVAVFVVPASLSGNQLGIRYVLPAFPFLMLFAAQAAGWWEKISPQWMNVVGVILIVSMPLSLRGHPDHLAYFNLLAGGSEGGIHRLSDSNLDWGQDLYLLQEYLDANEIELSTLAYFGSVRPWKIGLTQNAPAAYTPAPGWHAVSANYVQGRPHVLRLPDGSYRAVNLDEFGYFRFFEPKERIGGSMFLYQLSEEDVERYVQVRERLRGS from the coding sequence ATGGCTTCTAACAAACATCATGGAAACAAGGAGCGTCGTCAAAAGGCGGCTGCGATGGCATCGGCGAGTGTGGAAGCGCAGCCAGTCGATTCCGAGACAAAGCCGCGTGCTGGCGAAGAAATATGTCGCAGCGATGACTCGTCATGGCGTGGGCTGCGTTGGTTCTGGCCAATCGTGGGTGGATTATTGCTCGTGCAGGCTTTCCTGGCGGTGGATTGTGCGAGGCGATGGTCACCGACGCATGATGAATACTGGCATCTACCGATCGGGGTGTTCTACTGGCAGACTGCCGATTGGCGCGTCGATCCGATCAATCCTCCGTTGGTGCGGATGTGGGCGAGTTTACCGCTGGTATTGGGAGGCGTGGGGCTGGAGTTACCAGAGAAAAGTGGCTGGCCAGATCGCGTTCCTATGGCTGAAGAAGTGGGGGATGCGTTCCATGACCAGCATGCCGAGAGCTATCGCCAGCATTTTTTTGTCGCTCGCCTGATGATGATTCCACTCGGGACAATGGCCGGTTTACTGCTGGTGATCTGGGCACGGCTATGGTTTGGTCAGTCTGCCGGTTTACTGGCCGCCATGCTATGGGTGACATGTCCGACAGTTCTCGCTCATAGCAGTCTGGTGACCCATGATTTACCAGCAACCTTGGGAGCGTTCGCGACAGTCGCCGCGTGCGTCTACTGGCAAAGCCGACCCACCTGGAAGCGGGCCTGCCTGTGGGGAATTGTGCTCGGGCTGGCACTGCTGACGAAGTTGACGGTGGCGTTTGTCCTGCCAGTGTGCGTGGGAGTCTGGGTGATTCTGCCGAAGTCGGCAGTTAACGCGAAACGAATGGAGATTGTCTGGCAGATCCTCGCGGGATTGTTCATGACATGGCTGGTTTTGAGTCTGCAGTTCTTGACCGTTGGGGGCTTACCTGCACCGTATCTGGCAGAGTGGGAAGCGTTGCGCGAGGTTCTGGCTGTTAAACATCCGGTGTTTCTGCATGGTGAGTGGAATAGTGAAGGATTTCGCAGTTACTACCTGTGGGCGTTCATCTGGAAGCTGCCTCTGGCAATGCTGGTGTGCCTCATGCTGGCGATGGCTCATGTCGTGAGGAAGAGTCGGATTGTGGGCGAGGGGGAAGGGAAAAACCTTTTGTGGCGACGAAATCTGTTACTCATGACGGGAGTGGCGGTGTTTGTAGTCCCTGCGAGTTTATCCGGGAATCAGCTGGGGATCAGATATGTCTTGCCGGCCTTTCCATTTCTGATGCTGTTTGCAGCTCAGGCAGCCGGCTGGTGGGAAAAGATTTCTCCGCAGTGGATGAATGTCGTAGGGGTGATCTTGATCGTCAGTATGCCGCTCTCGTTAAGGGGACATCCCGATCATCTCGCGTACTTTAATCTGCTGGCTGGTGGATCGGAGGGTGGGATTCACCGGCTCTCTGATTCGAATCTGGATTGGGGGCAGGATCTTTACCTGCTGCAGGAGTATCTGGATGCCAACGAGATTGAGCTATCGACTTTGGCCTACTTTGGAAGTGTCAGGCCCTGGAAGATCGGATTAACTCAGAACGCACCTGCGGCCTACACTCCCGCGCCAGGCTGGCATGCGGTGAGTGCGAATTATGTCCAGGGCCGACCACATGTGCTGCGATTGCCAGATGGCAGTTATCGAGCGGTGAATCTGGATGAGTTTGGATATTTTCGATTCTTCGAGCCCAAAGAACGAATCGGCGGTTCGATGTTTTTGTATCAGCTCAGTGAGGAGGATGTGGAGCGGTATGTCCAGGTGCGGGAGAGGTTGAGGGGAAGTTAG